From Flavobacterium sp. 102, a single genomic window includes:
- a CDS encoding pentapeptide repeat-containing protein, whose protein sequence is MRLTETRLSETRLSETRLSETRLSETRLTETR, encoded by the coding sequence ATGCGATTGACAGAGACGCGATTGTCAGAGACGCGATTGTCAGAGACGCGATTGTCAGAGACGCGATTGTCAGAGACGCGATTGACAGAGACGCGATAA
- a CDS encoding transposase, translating to MKRFNNKYRIPSARLPNYDYSSNGDYFITICTAGKMQYFGKIEAENVTLSEMGLIVERLIPNIAVQFQDIRIVEYIIMPDHIHFIIKIQKAIISDDDVETRLIFTDYDDVETRLIFTGYDDVETRLIASLQPESIDKGGITGNNNPMFKNGIPKIIRWFKGRATFELRKINPEFAWQSRYYDRIIRNKNEYFAVIQYIKSNPEKWNRDL from the coding sequence ATGAAAAGATTCAATAATAAATATAGAATTCCATCAGCTAGGTTACCAAACTATGATTATTCAAGTAATGGTGATTATTTTATTACAATCTGTACAGCTGGTAAAATGCAATATTTTGGTAAGATAGAGGCAGAGAATGTGACATTATCTGAAATGGGATTGATTGTAGAAAGATTAATACCGAATATAGCAGTTCAATTTCAAGATATTAGGATAGTTGAGTATATTATAATGCCGGACCATATTCATTTCATTATAAAAATCCAAAAAGCAATAATTTCAGATGATGACGTAGAGACGCGATTAATTTTTACCGATTACGATGACGTAGAGACGCGATTAATTTTTACCGGTTACGATGACGTAGAGACGCGATTAATCGCGTCTCTACAACCCGAATCAATTGACAAAGGCGGAATTACCGGAAATAATAATCCAATGTTTAAAAATGGTATTCCAAAAATTATTCGTTGGTTTAAAGGCAGAGCAACATTCGAATTGCGTAAAATAAATCCTGAATTTGCATGGCAATCAAGGTATTATGACAGAATTATTAGAAATAAAAATGAATATTTTGCAGTGATACAATATATTAAATCAAATCCTGAAAAATGGAATCGTGATTTATAA
- the rlmD gene encoding 23S rRNA (uracil(1939)-C(5))-methyltransferase RlmD yields MGRKQTNKVIFENITVLDAGAKGVSIAKAPEGQIIFIPNVVPGDVVDVQTLKKRKAYFEGKAIKFHEYSTDRVEPVCQHFGSCGGCKWQNMNYDKQLFYKNQEVFNNLKRIGKIELPDFEPILGSEKQFFYRNKMEFGFSDTRWMTDAEIQSGVEFDNKNALGFHIPRMWDKILDIEKCHLQEDPSNAIRNEIKRFATENNLEFFNARSHEGLLRTLMIRTASTGEIMVLIQFYKEDKTQRELLMNHIHATFPQITSLQYVINGKANDTLYDQDIKLFKGRDYILEEMEGLHFSINAKSFYQTNSDQAYELYKITREFAGLTGNEVVYDLYTGTGTIAQFVSKQAKKVIGVEAVPEAIFDAKENAKRNSINNCEFYVGDMKNVFNDDFIAQHGQPDVIITDPPRDGMHKDVVEQILKIAPDKVVYVSCNSATQARDLALMDEKYKVTRVRPVDMFPQTHHVENVVLLERR; encoded by the coding sequence ATGGGAAGAAAACAAACAAACAAAGTCATTTTTGAAAATATAACCGTTTTAGATGCCGGTGCCAAAGGCGTATCCATTGCTAAAGCGCCTGAAGGTCAAATCATTTTTATACCCAATGTCGTTCCCGGCGATGTGGTAGATGTGCAAACGCTTAAAAAACGCAAAGCCTATTTTGAAGGCAAAGCCATTAAATTTCACGAGTATTCTACTGACAGAGTTGAACCGGTTTGCCAGCACTTTGGTTCTTGCGGCGGTTGCAAATGGCAGAATATGAATTATGACAAACAATTGTTTTACAAAAACCAAGAAGTTTTCAATAACCTGAAACGCATTGGTAAAATTGAATTACCTGATTTTGAGCCGATATTAGGCTCGGAAAAGCAATTCTTCTATCGCAACAAAATGGAATTCGGGTTTTCTGACACGCGTTGGATGACCGATGCCGAGATTCAATCCGGAGTGGAATTTGACAACAAAAATGCTTTAGGTTTTCATATTCCACGCATGTGGGACAAAATTTTAGACATTGAGAAATGTCATTTACAAGAAGATCCATCGAATGCGATTCGCAATGAAATCAAGCGTTTTGCTACCGAAAATAATTTAGAGTTTTTCAACGCGCGTAGTCATGAAGGTTTGTTGCGTACGTTGATGATTCGCACTGCTTCAACCGGAGAAATTATGGTACTGATTCAATTTTACAAAGAAGACAAAACGCAGCGCGAATTGTTGATGAATCACATTCATGCCACGTTTCCACAAATTACGTCGCTACAATATGTGATTAACGGCAAAGCCAACGATACTTTGTATGACCAAGACATTAAACTGTTTAAAGGCAGAGATTATATTTTGGAAGAAATGGAAGGTTTGCACTTTAGTATCAATGCGAAATCGTTTTACCAAACCAATTCCGACCAAGCCTACGAATTATATAAAATCACCAGAGAATTTGCAGGTTTAACCGGTAATGAAGTGGTTTACGATTTATACACCGGAACCGGAACTATTGCGCAATTTGTTTCCAAACAAGCGAAGAAAGTAATTGGCGTTGAAGCCGTTCCCGAAGCTATTTTTGATGCCAAAGAAAACGCCAAGCGCAATAGCATTAACAATTGTGAGTTCTATGTTGGCGACATGAAAAACGTATTCAACGATGACTTCATCGCCCAACACGGCCAACCGGATGTGATTATTACCGATCCGCCAAGAGACGGCATGCACAAAGACGTCGTAGAACAAATTCTGAAAATCGCTCCGGATAAAGTGGTTTATGTTAGTTGTAATTCGGCTACACAAGCGCGCGACTTGGCTTTAATGGACGAAAAATACAAAGTAACACGTGTTCGTCCGGTAGATATGTTTCCGCAGACACATCACGTGGAAAATGTTGTACTTTTGGAAAGAAGATAA
- a CDS encoding DUF6452 family protein translates to MKKILALLLLAISFSGCEKDDICVDETTPRLIIEFYDDANPANLKNVTNLEVTEVGRTDSLKIFSGVSVIELPLKNTADMTKYSLVLNSTSTIPGLPNDDYLEFNYTRENVFVSRACGYKTIFKLNNSNGFIPTDSEALDSPWILNHSIQTSNIETENDVHIKIYF, encoded by the coding sequence ATGAAAAAAATACTTGCCCTCTTATTACTTGCCATTTCATTCTCGGGTTGTGAGAAAGATGATATTTGTGTGGATGAAACCACGCCCAGATTAATTATCGAATTCTATGATGATGCCAATCCGGCTAATTTGAAGAATGTTACGAATCTTGAAGTCACTGAAGTAGGTCGAACGGATTCCTTAAAAATCTTTAGCGGTGTTAGTGTTATCGAATTGCCTTTAAAGAATACAGCCGACATGACCAAATACAGTTTGGTTTTAAACAGCACCAGTACAATTCCGGGTTTACCCAATGATGACTATCTTGAATTTAATTACACCCGTGAAAATGTATTTGTTTCCAGAGCTTGTGGTTACAAAACCATTTTTAAATTAAACAACAGTAATGGATTTATCCCAACAGATTCTGAAGCACTGGATTCACCTTGGATCCTAAACCATAGCATACAAACCTCTAACATTGAAACCGAAAATGACGTCCATATCAAAATTTACTTTTAG
- a CDS encoding DUF6048 family protein, translating to MTSISKFTFSIALVLLSLTSNAQEKVTAKKDSIPPKMERYGLRLGVDLFKLTRSFYEKDYRGLEIVGDYRLTRKHYLAAEIGNEDKTVDDTQVNFTTKGTYIKVGFDYNSYQNWLDMENIISVGLRYGVSSFSQTLNSYEIYDPNNQYFGEPPTVFPNEEFKGLSAQWIEVVAGLKVEVVNNIFVGFSFRLNRMVTQKQPSNFENLYIPGFNRTYNGDFGVGFNYTVSYFIPLYKSTVKAKAKAEEKAKATDKKK from the coding sequence ATGACGTCCATATCAAAATTTACTTTTAGTATCGCCTTGGTATTGCTTTCATTGACGAGCAATGCACAAGAGAAGGTCACCGCCAAAAAAGACAGTATTCCACCAAAAATGGAGCGTTATGGTTTGCGACTAGGCGTAGATTTATTCAAACTTACCCGTTCGTTTTACGAAAAAGACTATCGTGGTTTAGAAATCGTTGGTGATTATCGTTTGACGCGCAAGCATTATCTGGCTGCAGAAATTGGAAACGAAGACAAAACGGTTGATGACACCCAAGTAAATTTTACCACCAAAGGAACTTATATCAAAGTAGGTTTTGATTACAACAGTTATCAAAATTGGCTCGATATGGAAAATATTATTTCCGTTGGATTGCGTTATGGCGTGAGCAGTTTTAGCCAAACCTTAAACAGTTATGAAATTTACGATCCCAATAACCAATATTTTGGAGAACCACCAACGGTTTTTCCAAATGAAGAATTCAAAGGATTATCTGCACAATGGATTGAAGTTGTCGCCGGACTGAAAGTTGAAGTAGTCAATAATATATTCGTGGGTTTCAGTTTTAGATTGAACCGAATGGTGACTCAAAAACAACCGAGTAACTTTGAAAATCTATACATTCCGGGTTTTAACCGAACGTATAACGGAGATTTTGGCGTAGGATTTAACTATACGGTTTCTTATTTTATACCGTTGTACAAATCAACAGTCAAGGCAAAAGCCAAAGCAGAAGAAAAAGCGAAAGCTACTGATAAAAAGAAATAA
- a CDS encoding NYN domain-containing protein, whose protein sequence is MENTKFNIAVLIDGDNAQPKLIKEILEEVSKYGKATIRRIYGDWTQSQMNGWKEIINQYSISPVQKFAYTTGKNSTDSSMIIDAMDILHGKNIDGFCIVSSDSDYTGLAKRIREEGLFVMGIGQKKTPSAFVQSCEIFTFSENLAPPIEKQPKAKAKTNTKEASPKETIPQSKVNLSIIDKAFEISTNEEDEAYISHVGTNLRKIDPSFDSRTYGFRNLTKLFESIEKYQVVKNEVNGLNHPLVRLK, encoded by the coding sequence ATGGAAAATACCAAATTCAATATAGCCGTATTAATTGACGGCGACAACGCGCAACCCAAATTAATCAAAGAAATACTCGAAGAAGTTTCTAAATATGGTAAAGCCACCATTCGCAGAATTTATGGCGATTGGACACAATCACAAATGAATGGTTGGAAAGAAATCATCAACCAGTATTCTATAAGTCCGGTACAGAAATTTGCCTACACCACGGGAAAAAACTCAACCGACAGTTCGATGATTATTGATGCGATGGATATTTTACACGGAAAAAATATTGATGGATTCTGTATTGTTTCAAGCGATAGTGATTATACCGGTTTGGCCAAAAGAATTCGCGAAGAAGGCCTTTTCGTCATGGGTATTGGGCAAAAGAAAACGCCAAGTGCTTTCGTCCAGTCTTGTGAAATCTTTACGTTCAGCGAGAATTTGGCACCACCAATTGAAAAGCAACCGAAAGCCAAAGCCAAAACAAACACCAAAGAAGCTTCTCCAAAAGAAACAATTCCTCAAAGCAAAGTCAATTTATCTATCATTGACAAAGCATTTGAAATTTCAACTAATGAAGAAGATGAAGCTTACATTTCGCATGTTGGAACCAATTTAAGAAAAATTGACCCAAGCTTTGACTCCAGAACTTATGGTTTTAGAAACCTCACCAAACTTTTTGAAAGTATCGAAAAATACCAAGTAGTCAAAAATGAAGTCAACGGTTTAAATCATCCTTTAGTAAGATTGAAATAA
- a CDS encoding TlpA family protein disulfide reductase: protein MKKLLAVFIFCYASFYANAQKGYEITIDLKNCNDTLAYLTFYRFDKTLIKDTCTTIKNGRIVFKGKDKLDKGIYSLVSQQKTILFDFFIDDETQKLELKSEMGANLNKDLTAVNSARENDFFKYLKFLGDQNRTFFEYKQKTVLATKNDSLALTKKQKALEQSIVDYEENFIAQHKGSYIADVINLKTEKELKNVPNASNSRPDSIAVYKYYKENFWRNVDFKDDAMMRNPFLFSKLKTYFDKVIITHPDSVSVEIDRMLLKTKPESLMYKLLLAHFTYTYETSKIMGFDKVFVHISDKYFKTGNANGIYDDADVVQRIIKRADKLKPLLVGAKAPDLSMIRAEDFPKFKAMGFEDAKNSDEMTKVFYKNVNEVNKMFVKLSEVKAEYTILVFWDVDCGHCQKEIPVLVKAYEELLQEKKDVKVYSVYTLHEGEKYLKYIADNKLPFINLYDGAHYNNAIEKYDVYSTPVIYVLDKNKVIKAKRIDAANVKTIIKAIETDPRL, encoded by the coding sequence ATGAAGAAATTATTAGCTGTATTTATTTTTTGTTATGCTTCTTTTTATGCTAATGCCCAAAAGGGATATGAAATTACAATCGATTTAAAAAATTGTAATGACACGCTGGCTTATCTTACTTTCTATAGATTCGATAAAACTTTAATCAAAGATACTTGTACCACTATTAAAAACGGACGAATCGTTTTTAAAGGCAAAGACAAATTAGACAAAGGAATTTATTCATTGGTAAGCCAACAAAAAACCATACTCTTCGACTTCTTTATTGATGATGAGACACAAAAACTGGAACTCAAAAGTGAAATGGGTGCCAATTTAAATAAAGACTTAACAGCCGTTAATTCAGCTAGAGAAAATGATTTTTTTAAATACCTGAAATTCTTAGGCGACCAAAACAGAACCTTTTTCGAGTACAAACAAAAAACTGTTTTAGCGACTAAAAATGATTCTTTGGCTTTAACCAAAAAACAAAAAGCATTGGAACAAAGTATTGTTGACTACGAAGAAAATTTCATTGCCCAACACAAAGGAAGTTACATCGCCGATGTAATTAACTTGAAGACGGAAAAAGAGTTGAAAAATGTACCCAATGCCTCAAACAGCAGACCGGATAGCATCGCTGTTTACAAATACTACAAAGAGAACTTTTGGCGAAACGTAGATTTCAAAGACGATGCCATGATGCGCAACCCGTTTTTATTCAGCAAATTGAAAACCTATTTTGACAAGGTAATAATAACGCATCCGGATTCGGTTAGCGTTGAAATTGATCGCATGCTTTTAAAAACAAAACCCGAAAGTTTGATGTACAAATTACTTTTGGCGCACTTCACTTATACCTATGAAACTTCAAAAATAATGGGATTTGACAAAGTGTTTGTCCATATTTCAGACAAGTATTTCAAAACAGGTAATGCCAACGGCATTTACGATGATGCCGATGTTGTGCAAAGAATCATCAAACGCGCTGATAAACTGAAACCATTACTCGTTGGCGCCAAAGCTCCTGATTTGTCAATGATTCGAGCCGAAGATTTTCCGAAGTTTAAAGCAATGGGGTTTGAAGATGCCAAAAACAGTGACGAAATGACCAAAGTCTTCTATAAAAACGTCAACGAAGTCAATAAAATGTTTGTCAAGCTAAGCGAGGTCAAAGCCGAATACACGATACTCGTTTTTTGGGATGTAGATTGTGGACATTGCCAAAAAGAAATTCCGGTGTTGGTTAAAGCTTACGAAGAATTGCTTCAAGAGAAGAAAGATGTCAAAGTGTATAGTGTTTATACGCTACATGAAGGTGAAAAATACTTAAAATACATAGCCGATAACAAGCTGCCGTTTATAAATTTGTACGACGGCGCCCATTATAACAATGCCATCGAAAAATATGACGTCTACTCTACTCCGGTGATTTATGTTTTGGATAAAAACAAAGTGATTAAAGCCAAAAGAATCGATGCCGCGAATGTAAAAACCATTATTAAAGCAATTGAAACCGACCCGAGACTATAG
- a CDS encoding redox-active disulfide protein 2 — protein sequence MKKEPELSTLTTEELEKRAKTTKMATNFLLGVLIVQFAAGAYLTIKQGFNVFVIIPIAFLPLVILNFTNLKKIKEEIAKRNG from the coding sequence ATGAAAAAAGAACCGGAACTTTCCACTTTAACTACCGAGGAGCTTGAAAAAAGAGCCAAAACAACCAAAATGGCTACAAATTTTTTATTGGGTGTTTTAATAGTTCAATTTGCCGCTGGTGCCTATCTGACTATCAAGCAAGGTTTTAATGTTTTTGTTATTATTCCCATTGCTTTTCTTCCCTTGGTAATTTTAAACTTTACCAATCTGAAAAAAATAAAAGAAGAAATTGCCAAAAGAAACGGTTAA
- a CDS encoding class I SAM-dependent RNA methyltransferase, which yields MENFKMVAKTFFGFEEILVKELQQLGAQEVEIGTRAVSFKGDKGFMYKANLSLRTALKILKPIYYFRATNDQNLYKGIQGIDWSKYMNANQTFVIDTTIHSDNFKHSQFVSQKAKDAIVDQFRDKTGQRPSVDKDFPDLRINIHIDRDQCSVALDTSGASLHHRGYRTATNIAPINEVLAAGMLLLSGWDGSSDFLDPMCGSGTILAEAAMIACNIPANINRKEFAFEKWNDWDNDLFDQIIDALMKRTKEFHHNIIGYDKAPSAVQKAKDNILNANLDEYITISQANFFDTKKETVGPLHMVFNPPYGERLDIELERFYRELGDTLKNNYPNTNAWFITGNLEALKFVGLRPSRKIKLFNGSLEARLVKYEMYEGSKRTKFQQHTEEE from the coding sequence ATGGAGAATTTTAAAATGGTAGCCAAAACCTTTTTTGGTTTTGAAGAAATATTGGTCAAAGAATTACAACAATTAGGCGCTCAAGAGGTTGAAATCGGGACGCGTGCTGTGAGTTTTAAAGGCGACAAAGGGTTTATGTACAAAGCCAATTTGTCGTTGCGCACTGCGTTAAAAATTCTCAAACCAATTTACTATTTCCGTGCTACGAATGATCAGAATTTGTACAAAGGCATTCAAGGGATTGATTGGAGTAAATACATGAACGCCAACCAAACTTTTGTGATTGATACTACGATTCACTCGGATAATTTTAAGCACTCTCAGTTTGTTTCGCAAAAGGCCAAAGATGCTATTGTAGATCAATTTCGGGATAAAACAGGTCAACGTCCAAGTGTGGACAAAGATTTCCCGGATTTAAGAATCAATATCCATATCGACCGTGACCAATGTTCTGTAGCGCTGGATACTTCGGGCGCTTCTTTGCATCACAGAGGTTACAGAACGGCTACGAATATCGCTCCGATAAACGAGGTTTTAGCAGCCGGAATGTTGTTATTATCAGGTTGGGACGGAAGTTCTGATTTTTTGGATCCAATGTGTGGTTCAGGAACGATTTTGGCGGAAGCCGCAATGATAGCGTGTAATATCCCGGCGAACATCAACCGAAAAGAATTTGCTTTCGAGAAATGGAACGATTGGGACAACGATTTGTTTGATCAAATTATAGATGCGTTGATGAAACGCACCAAAGAATTCCACCACAATATCATTGGTTACGACAAAGCGCCAAGTGCTGTTCAAAAGGCGAAAGACAATATTCTTAATGCCAATTTGGATGAATACATCACCATCAGTCAGGCGAATTTCTTTGATACCAAAAAAGAAACGGTCGGACCATTGCATATGGTTTTCAATCCGCCATATGGAGAACGTTTGGATATTGAATTGGAACGTTTTTACCGTGAATTAGGCGATACTTTGAAGAACAATTATCCGAATACCAATGCCTGGTTTATTACCGGTAATTTAGAAGCTTTGAAGTTTGTCGGACTACGTCCTTCACGCAAAATCAAACTTTTCAATGGAAGTTTAGAAGCGCGTTTGGTAAAATACGAAATGTACGAAGGCAGCAAGCGAACTAAATTTCAGCAGCATACTGAAGAAGAATAA